The Arachis ipaensis cultivar K30076 chromosome B05, Araip1.1, whole genome shotgun sequence nucleotide sequence CCTCTGTATACTTAATTCATCAGTCAACTGAATGTTTTCTTTTAGATCCCGCAGCCAAGTCAGTTTTATGCAGCATCCTCTACACTCCGACTTACGCGGTGCCACTCCAAATTGATGCAAACATTCTGCCTCCAACGTTGAGAAACTACTCATTGTCATCCCAGTAACTGGAAGACCTTCCGTCGGGAGACCAAGAATTAGAGCCACATCTTCAAGAGTTACGACACACTCACCAATTGGAAGGTGAAACGTATGTGTATCAGGGTGCCACCGTTCTATTAGAGCATTCACGAGTGCTTTCTGATTTTGTACGACACCAATTTGAGATGCATGATAGAATCCAGTAACTCGTAAATAGTCTTCCACCCGATCGTTGTACCGATCCGGCGGAACTGGATGATCATAGGTcaacattcttaatttctacaAAAAACATAACAAGTTATTAGTCAACTCACAAACTATTGCTAATTTACTACTACAAAGCAAGAATTTTTAAAGTACAGACACTTATTAACAAAATCTTCACAACTAACTCAACAACAAATATTACTTGAAACCAGACATCTGTTATAAATTATTTGACTTAATTTGACTAAAACAAATAATTACTACTTCCAAAATGAATTATTAATAACATTAACTAATACATACAAATACATAGATTCataatacatacatatacatacattcCTAATCAAATCTCAATAAAATTAGTAAATTAGAGATgctgtttgtttttttatttacgATATATcaataatttttctaatatataacattattattatttgttttaataATTACCTATTACCTAttacttaaataaatttaaaCATATATTTCNNNNNNNNNNNNNNNNNNNNNNNNNNNNNNNNNNNNNNNNNNNNNNNNNNNNNNNNNNNNNNNNNNNNNNNNNNNNNNNNNNNNNNNNNNNNNNNNNNNNNNNNNNNNNNNNNNNNNNNNNNNNNNNNNNNNNNNNNNNNNNNNNNNNNNNNNNNNNNNNNNNNNNNNNNNNNNNNNNNNNNNNNNNNNNNNNNNNNNNNNNNNNNNNNNNNNNNNNNNNNNNNNNNNNNNNNNNNNNNNNNNNNNNNNNNNNNNNNNNNNNNNNNNNNNNNNNNNNNNNNNNNNNNNNNNNNNNNNNNNNNNNNNNNNNNNNNNNNNNNNNNNNNNNNNNNNNNNNNNNNNNNNNNNNNNNNNNNNNNNNNNNNNNNNNNNNNNNNNNNNNNNNNNNNNNNNNNNNNNNNNNNNNNNNNNNNNNNNNNNNNNNNNNNNNNNNNNNNNNNNNNNNNNNNNNNNNNNNNNNNNNNNNNNNNNNNNNNNNNNNNNNNNNNNNNNNNNNNNNNNNNNNNNNNNNNNNNNNNNNNNNNNNNNNNNNNNNNNNNNNNNNNNNNNNNNNNNNNNNNNNNNNNNNNNNNNNNNNNNNNNNNNNNNNNNNNNNNNNNNNNNNNNNNNNNNNNNNNNNNNNNNNNNNNNNNNNNNNNNNNNNNNNNNNNNNNNNNNNNNNNNNNNNNNNNNNNNNNNNNNNNNNNNNNNNNNNNNNNNNNNNNNNNNNNNNNNNNNNNNNNNNNNNNNNNNNNNNNNNNNNNNNNNNNNNNNNNNNNNNNNNNNNNNNNNNNNNNNNNNNNNNNNNNNNNNNNNNNNNNNNNNNNNNNNNNNNNNNNNNNNNNNNNNNNNNNNNNNNNNNNNNNNNNNNNNNNNNNNNNNNNNNNNNNNNNNNNNNNNNNNNNNNNNNNNNNNNNNNNNNNNNNNNNNNNNNNNNNNNNNNNNNNNNNNNNNNNNNNNNNNNNNNNNNNNNNNNNNNNNNNNNNNNNNNNNNNNNNNNNNNNNNNNNNNNNNNNNNNNNNNNNNNNNNNNNNNNNNNNNNNNNNNNNNNNNNNNNNNNNNNNNNNNNNNNNNNNNNNNNNNNNNNNNNNNNNNNNNNNNNNNNNNNNNNNNNNNNNNNNNNNNNNNNNNNNNNNNNNNNNNNNNNNNNNNNNNNNNNNNNNNNNNNNNNNNNNNNNNNNNNNNNNNNNNNNNNNNNNNNNNNNNNNNNNNNNNNNNNNNNNNNNNNNNNNNNNNNNNNNNNNNNNNNNNNNNNNNNNNNNNNNNNNNNNNNNNNNNNNNNNNNNNNNNNNNNNNNNNNNNNNNNNNNNNNNNNNNNNNNNNNNNNNNNNNNNNNNNNNNNNNNNNNNNNNNNNNNNNNNNNNNNNNNNNNNNNNNNNNNNNNNNNNNNNNNNNNNNNNNNNNNNNNNNNNNNNNNNNNNNNNNNNNNNNNNNNNNNNNNNNNNNNNNNNNNNNNNNNNNNNNNNNNNNNNNNNNNNNNNNNNNNNNNNNNNNNNNNNNNNNNNNNNNNNNNNNNNNNNNNNNNNNNNNNNNNNNNNNNNNNNNNNNNNNNNNNNNNNNNNNNNNNNNNNNNNNNNNNNNNNNNNNNNNNNNNNNNNNNNNNNNNNNNNNNNNNNNNNNNNNNNNNNNNNNNNNNNNNNNNNNNNNNNNNNNNNNNNNNNNNNNNNNNNNNNNNNNNNNNNNNNNNNNNNNNNNNNNNNNNNNNNNNNNNNNNNNNNNNNNNNNNNNNNNNNNNNNNNNNNNNNNNNNNNNNNNNNNNNNNNNNNNNNNNNNNNNNNNNNNNNNNNNNNNNNNNNNNNNNNNNNNNNNNNNNNNNNNNNNNNNNNNNNNNNNNNNNNNNNNNNNNNNNNNNNNNNNNNNNNNNNNNNNNNNNNNNNNNNNNNNNNNNNNNNNNNNNNNNNNNNNNNNNNNNNNNNNNNNNNNNNNNNNNNNNNNNNNNNNNNNNNNNNNNNNNNNNNNNNNNNNNNNNNNNNNNNNNNNNNNNNNNNNNNNNNNNNNNNNNNNNNNNNNNNNNNNNNNNNNNNNNNNNNNNNNNNNNNNNNNNNNNNNNNNNNNNNNNNNNNNNNNNNNNNNNNNNNNNNNNNNNNNNNNNNNNNNNNNNNNNNNNNNNNNNNNNNNNNNNNNNNNNNNNNNNNNNNNNNNNNNNNNNNNNNNNNNNNNNNNNNNNNNNNNNNNNNNNNNNNNNNNNNNNNNNNNNNNNNNNNNNNNNNNNNNNNNNNNNNNNNNNNNNNNNNNNNNNNNNNNNNNNNNNNNNNNNNNNNNNNNNNNNNNNNNNNNNNNNNNNNNNNNNNNNNNNNNNNNNNNNNNNNNNNNNNNNNNNNNNNNNNNNNNNNNNNNNNNNNNNNNNNNNNNNNNNNNNNNNNNNNNNNNNNNNNNNNNNNNNNNNNNNNNNNNNNNNNNNNNNNNNNNNNNNNNNNNNNNNNNNNNNNNNNNNNNNNNNNNNNNNNNNNNNNNNNNNNNNNNNNNNNNNNNNNNNNNNNNNNNNNNNNNNNNNNNNNNNNNNNNNNNNNNNNNNNNNNNNNNNNNNNNNNNNNNNNNNNNNNNNNNNNNNNNNNNNNNNNNNNNNNNNNNNNNNNNNNNNNNNNNNNNNNNNNNNNNNNNNNNNNNNNNNNNNNNNNNNNNNNNNNNNNNNNNNNNNNNNNNNNNNNNNNNNNNNNNNNNNNNNNNNNNNNNNNNNNNNNNNNNNNNNNNNNNNNNNNNNNNNNNNNNNNNNNNNNNNNNNNNNNNNNNNNNNNNNNNNNNNNNNNNNNNNNNNNNNNNNNNNNNNNNNNNNNNNNNNNNNNNNNNNNNNNNNNNNNNNNNNNNNNNNNNNNNNNNNNNNNNNNNNNNNNNNNNNNNNNNNNNNNNNNNNNNNNNNNNNNNNNNNNNNNNNNNNNNNNNNNNNNNNNNNNNNNNNNNNNNNNNNNNNNNNNNNNNNNNNNNNNNNNNNNNNNNNNNNNNNNNNNNNNNNNNNNNNNNNNNNNNNNNNNNNNNNNNNNNNNNNNNNNNNNNNNNNNNNNNNNNNNNNNNNNNNNNNNNNNNNNNNNNNNNNNNNNNNNNNNNNNNNGACTATGTCCAACTGTTCATTGTAGTCacaataatattaaataatatcgtaacaattataaataattaaaaatttataaaatatttcaaaaaaaattgtatccaaaaattaataacaattcggtttaaattttataatttattttctaaatattttaatatttcacTTCTTCCGAAattctaaaaattataaaaaaaatattaaacaaattaaaaaaaatattgcgTTTCTCTTTTAAACTGCAACAACAAGAATGTATATAGCATCATCATTAACacactaacaataataataattaacacactaacaataataatttttatacaaaaatagtgaaaaaattaaaaaaaaaattagtcctAACCATTTTATGTATATTTCTAAGCTCAGAtcctaacaataataataacaactaaatttttaacaataataactataattataaaaattaaaaaaaaatttaaacaaactTACATAATCTGGCAAACTGAGATAGTGCATAATATGAAGTTCAGAACGATCaacatctttaattttattttttttggcattTTTCTATTCTCTCCACCATGCAAACCCACCAACAGCAGAGAAATGAAGAACAGCAATAAAGGTTTGGGGTTGAAAGTGAAGGCTCAAAGTAAAAACTCGGATGGTGAGAGTTTTTGTTGCATCCAGCAATTTGGTATGTGGGACACCGTCTGAGGAGCAAGGTTTGAGTGCCGCGTGTCCACCATGCATCAACTCGGACCATCCGTTTTCGTTGCAACAACTCAGACCCTCCGTGTTGCTCATTGGGTGTCGCACGGTCCGATTTGCTTTACATCCTGATACCACATCCATGTTCAGCACCCCCTTTCCATAACCCGGTTCAACACAATTCAGAAGTccatatgaaaattaaaaagtgtcacttaaaagattttaaaaaatgcactaattattattaaattaatattgCGCACAATTTATAAAAGAATGCTCTTGTATTGGTCataaataatttagttaaatttttttttgataacATCCATTAgacatatttttaatttgtaagtGAATAAAATATGTATTGATACTTCATAATTGTACTCTATATTAATGttcaattaataatattttataaatataaatgttTTGAGTTTAGTATAACACGATTATCGTCATTATATAATAAATGTACTGAATATActgttttatctttattcaaagtaaaaatCAAATAGAAGAGTTTAAAGTCTATAATATTCTTGAACCATAAGaagggaaacatgaaaaaaataaaaatatatataactgtAATAATAGCATGTCAATTTTACACTAAATTTTATGTCAAAAGGCTAATAAAAATTTATCGACAACCTAGTATCTTACTAACTTCATTAGAAAAGGAATTGCCATATGATGTTGTGCTCCTTGTTACACATTTCATCTCAAATCTGAAAACAGAGTTATAGATAAATTTGTTATATCTATAGTAAATAGTTATACAAAAATGTAAATCATAACATgctattaaaatgaaaataatattattcttacctaaatattattaaaaacttctttgaaCATGACATTTGTTGTTGATGGCTTTAGATTGCCGTCTTCGTCTAGAATTAAAACCCTGAGGCCACtgcgactcttaactcttgacaaagcaacATAAAGTTGTCCATGGGTGAACACTGATTTTGGCAAGTAAAGTCCTACATGTGATAATGATTGACCCTAACTCTTGTTAATGGTCATTGCAAAGCATACTGTTAATGGAAATTGTCTCCgttgaaacttaaatggcaaccCTGAATTTGaagggatcaagttcattcttggaATGTACACTTTATCTCCAATATTTCTACCGGTCACTACCGTCACTCCAATTACGTTGCTGCCAAGTTTGTTAACTATTAATCTTGTCCCGTTGCATAAACCTGAAGTCTGGTCTATGTTTCGCAGTAGTATTACAGCGACTCCTGACTTCAAAGTCAACTTGTGATTGGGTAGTCTTGAACATTTGTATGTCATTTAGGAACTCTGGTGTGAACCACTCTTGTTGTACATCTTCATTCTCATCAGCTTGACATATTGTGTCAGAACTCAAATACTCCTTTTCCATCCATAGAAAGATTGTCAAGACAAAATCGTTTACCTTCTCGACACTCTCAAGCGTAGGTGCAGGAATTGCCCTACTCTGAAAATATCTGTAATCTGACATGTTTTGCAACAAATTTGGATATGAAAAGTCTACCAAATGAAAGAGAGGGTCATCAATAGTTGTAATCAATAGATCATCTAGAATTTCAATTTCTGATTCATCACCAACAACAGAACTAATATTTCCATTTCTAACATCAAGTATCCAATTAGCAAATCTCTTCATTTCACCTTCATCTTGATCTGAAGAAGACATTAGAAGCCTCATGTTTGTATGCAGTTTCAGAACCTTACAAAATGACCACAGATGGGATGAGTTAATAGCTAATGTCAATATATCGTGTCTACTCCCTTTCGGAATCACCGGAAGTATCTGTCTGAAATCACCTCCTAGAACAACAACCTTACCACCAAATGGTTGATGTGTCTTATGTTGATCGGTAACTGACATAAGATCCCTGAGCGTCCGATCAAGTGCTTCAAAGCACATTTTATTGAGCATTGGAGCTTCATTCCAAATTATTAAGCTACTTTGGATGAGCAGCTCAGCCTTCAAACTGTCATGCTTGATATTGCAAGTAGATTCATCAGTAATTGTAATGGGTATTGAAAATCTAGAATGAGCCGTTCTGCCACCACGTAGGAGTAAAGACGCAATTCCACTGGATGCGACATTTAAAACAATCTTTCCTCTAAACCGAATAGCAGAAGAAAGTTCATTCTAAATAAATGTCTTACCATACCTAccatactgatgagcggataatttatacgctttttgacattgtttttagtatgtttttagtaggatctagttacttttagggatgtttttaatagattttgtgttaaattcacatttctggactttactatgagtctgtgtgtttttctgtaatttcaggtattttctggctgaaattgagggacttgagcagaaatcagattcagaggttgaaaaaggactgctgatgctgttggattctgacctccctgcactcaaagtggattttctggagctacaaaactcgaaatggcgtgcttctaattgcgttggaaagtagacatccagggctttccagcaatatataatagtccatactttggccaagaatagacgacgtaaactggcgttcaacgccagctttctacccaaatctggcgtccagcaccagaaaaggatccaaaaccagagttgaacgcccaaactggcacaaaaactgacgttcaactccacaaatggcctctgcacgtgaaacacttaagctcagcccaaacacataccaagtgggccccggaagtggatttatacatcaaatacttactcatgtaaaccctagtagctagtttattataaataggacctcttactattgtattaggcatcNNNNNNNNNNNNNNNNNNNNNNNNNNNNNNNNNNNNNNNNNNNNNNNNNNNNNNNNNNNNNNNNNNNNNNNNNNNNNNNNNNNNNNNNNNNNNNNNNNNNNNNNNNNNNNNNNNNNNNNNNNNNNNNNNNNNNNNNNNNNNNNNNNNNNNNNNNNNNNNNNNNNNNNNNNNNNNNNNNNNNNNNNNNNNNNNNNNNNNNNNNNNNNNNNNNNNNNNNNNNNNNNNNNNNNNNNNNNNNNNNNNNNNNNNNNNNNNNNNNNNNNNNNNNNNNNNNNNNNNNNNNNNNNNNNNNNNNNNNNNNNNNNNNNNNNNNNNNNNNNNNNNNNNNNNNNNNNNNNNNNNNNNNNNNNNNNNNNNNNNNNNNNNNNNNNNNNNNNNNNNNNNNNNNNNNNNNNNNNNNNNNNNNNNNNNNNNNNNNNNNNNNNNNNNNNNNNNNNNNNNNNNNNNNNNNNNNNNNNNNNNNNNNNNNNNNNNNNNNNNNNNNNNNNNNNNNNNNNNNNNNNNNNNNNNNNNNNNNNNNNNNNNNNNNNNNNNNNNNNNNNNNNNNNNNNNNNNNNNNNNNNNNNNNNNNNNNNNNNNNNNNNNNNNNNNNNNNNNNNNNNNNNNNNNNNNNNNNNNNNNNNNNNNNNNNNNNNNNNNNNNNNNNNNNNNNNNNNNNNNNNNNNNNNNNNNNNNNNNNNNNNNNNNNNNNNNNNNNNNNNNNNNNNNNNNNNNNNNNNNNNNNNNNNNNNNNNNNNNNNNNNNNNNNNNNNNNNNNNNNNNNNNNNNNNNNNNNNNNNNNNNNNNNNNNNNNNNNNNNNNNNNNNNNNNNNNNNNNNNNNNNNNNNNNNNNNNNNNNNNNNNNNNNNNNNNNNNNNNNNNNNNNNNNNNNNNNNNNNNNNNNNNNNNNNNNNNNNNNNNNNNNNNNNNNNNNNNNNNNNNNNNNNNNNNNNNNNNNNNNNNNNNNNNNNNNNNNNNNNNNNNNNNNNNNNNNNNNNNNNNNNNNNNNNNNNNNNNNNNNNNNNNNNNNNNNNNNNNNNNNNNNNNNNNNNNNNNNNNNNNNNNNNNNNNNNNNNNNNNNNNNNNNNNNNNNNNNNNNNNNNNNNNNNNNNNNNNNNNNNNNNNNNNNNNNNNNNNNNNNNNNNNNNNNNNNNNNNNNNNNNNNNNNNNNNNNNNNNNNNNNNNNNNNNNNNNNNNNNNNNNNNNNNNNNNNNNNNNNNNNNNNNNNNNNNNNNNNNNNNNNNNNNNNNNNNNNNNNNNNNNNNNNNNNNNNNNNNNNNNNNNNNNNNNNNNNNNNNNNNNNNNNNNNNNNNNNNNNNNNNNNNNNNNNNNNNNNNNNNNNNNNNNNNNNNNNNNNNNNNNNNNNNNNNNNNNNNNNNNNNNNNNNNNNNNNNNNNNNNNNNNNNNNNNNNNNNNNNNNNNNNNNNNNNNNNNNNNNNNNNNNNNNNNNNNNNNNNNNNNNNNNNNNNNNNNNNNNNNNNNNNNNNNNNNNNNNNNNNNNNNNNNNNNNNNNNNNNNNNNNNNNNNNNNNNNNNNNNNNNNNNNNNNNNNNNNNNNNNNNNNNNNNNNNNNNNNNNNNNNNNNNNNNNNNNNNNNNNNNNNNNNNNNNNNNNNNNNNNNNNNNNNNNNNNNNNNNNNNNNNNNNNNNNNNNNNNNNNNNNNNNNNNNNNNNNNNNNNNNNNNNNNNNNNNNNNNNNNNNNNNNNNNNNNNNNNNNNNNNNNNNNNNNNNNNNNNNNNNNNNNNNNNNNNNNNNNNNNNNNNNNNNNNNNNNNNNNNNNNNNNNNNNNNNNNNNNNNNNNNNNNNNNNNNNNNNNNNNNNNNNNNNNNNNNNNNNNNNNNNNNNNNNNNNNNNNNNNNNNNNNNNNNNNNNNNNNNNNNNNNNNNNNNNNNNNNNNNNNNNNNNNNNNNNNNNNNNNNNNNNNNNNNNNNNNNNNNNNNNNNNNNNNNNNNNNNNNNNNNNNNNNNNNNNNNNNNNNNNNNNNNNNNNNNNNNNNNNNNNNNNNNNNNNNNNNNNNNNNNNNNNNNNNNNNNNNNNNNNNNNNNNNNNNNNNNNNNNNNNNNNNNNNNNNNNNNNNNNNNNNNNNNNNNNNNNNNNNNNNNNNNNNNNNNNNNNNNNNNNNNNNNNNNNNNNNNNNNNNNNNNNNNNNNNNNNNNNNNNNNNNNNNNNNNNNNNNNNNNNNNNNNNNNNNNNNNNNNNNNNNNNNNNNNNNNNNNNNNNNNNNNNNNNNNNNNNNNNNNNNNNNNNNNNNNNNNNNNNNNNNNNNNNNNNNNNNNNNNNNNNNNNNNNNNNNNNNNNNNNNNNNNNNNNNNNNNNNNNNNNNNNNNNNNNNNNNNNNNNNNNNNNNNNNNNNNNNNNNNNNNNNNNNNNNNNNNNNNNNNNNNNNNNNNNNNNNNNNNNNNNNNNNNNNNNNNNNNNNNNNNNNNNNNNNNNNNNNNNNNNNNNNNNNNNNNNNNNNNNNNNNNNNNNNNNNNNNNNNNNNNNNNNNNNNNNNNNNNNNNNNNNNNNNNNNNNNNNNNNNNNNNNNNNNNNNNNNNNNNNNNNNNNNNNNNNNNNNNNNNNNNNNNNNNNNNNNNNNNNNNNNNNNNNNNNNNNNNNNNNNNNNNNNNNNNNNNNNNNNNNNNNNNNNNNNNNNNNNNNNNNNNNNNNNNNNNNNNNNNNNNNNNNNNNNNNNNNNNNNNNNNNNNNNNNNNNNNNNNNNNNNNNNNNNNNNNNNNNNNNNNNNNNNNNNNNNNNNNNNNNNNNNNNNNNNNNNNNNNNNNNNNNNNNNNNNNNNNNNNNNNNNNNNNNNNNNNNNNNNNNNNNNNNNNNNNNNNNNNNNNNNNNNNNNNNNNNNNNNNNNNNNNNNNNNNNNNNNNNNNNNNNNNNNNNNNNNNNNNNNNNNNNNNNNNNNNNNNNNNNNNNNNNNNNNNNNNNNNNNNNNNNNNNNNNNNNNNNNNNNNNNNNNNNNNNNNNNNNNNNNNNNNNNNNNNNNNNNNNNNNNNNNNNNNNNNNNNNNNNNNNNNNNNNNNNNNNNNNNNNNNNNNNNNNNNNNNNNNNNNNNNNNNNNNNNNNNNNNNNNNNNNNNNNNNNNNNNNNNNNNNNNNNNNNNNNNNNNNNNNNNNNNNNNNNNNNNNNNNNNNNNNNNNNNNNNNNNNNNNNNNNNNNNNNNNNNNNNNNNNN carries:
- the LOC107640371 gene encoding uncharacterized protein LOC107640371 produces the protein MCFEALDRTLRDLMSVTDQHKTHQPFGGKVVVLGGDFRQILPVIPKGSRHDILTLAINSSHLWSFCKVLKLHTNMRLLMSSSDQDEGEMKRFANWILDVRNGNISSVVGDESEIEILDDLLITTIDDPLFHLVDFSYPNLLQNMSDYRYFQSRAIPAPTLESVEKVNDFVLTIFLWMEKEYLSSDTICQADENEDVQQEWFTPEFLNDIQMFKTTQSQVDFEVRSRCNTTAKHRPDFRFMQRDKINS